From a single Mycolicibacterium moriokaense genomic region:
- the trpB gene encoding tryptophan synthase subunit beta, producing the protein MADLTGPELPRSSAAVAEPTVHDPDERGHFGVYGGRYVPEALMAVIEEVTAAYEKARGDQEFLDELDRLQRHYSGRPSPLYEASRLSEHAGGARIFLKREDLNHTGSHKINNVLGQALLARQMGKTRVIAETGAGQHGVATATACALLGLECIIYMGAIDTARQALNVARMRLLGAEVVSVEAGSKTLKDAINEAFRDWVTNADNTYYCFGTAAGPHPFPTMVRDFQRVIGLEARAQIQAQAGRLPDAVTACVGGGSNAIGIFHAFIDDPGTRLIGFEAAGDGVETGRHAATFTGGSPGAFQGSYSYLLQDEDGQTIESHSISAGLDYPGVGPEHAFLKDIGRAEYRPITDTEAMDAFALLCRTEGIIPAIESAHAVAGALKLGQELGRDALILVNLSGRGDKDVETAAKWFGLMDGES; encoded by the coding sequence GTGGCCGACCTCACCGGTCCGGAGTTACCGCGTTCGAGCGCGGCCGTCGCCGAACCCACAGTCCACGATCCCGACGAGCGCGGCCATTTCGGCGTCTACGGAGGGCGGTACGTCCCCGAGGCGCTGATGGCGGTGATCGAAGAAGTCACCGCCGCATACGAGAAGGCTCGTGGCGATCAGGAGTTCCTCGACGAGTTGGATCGGTTGCAGCGTCACTACAGCGGTCGGCCGTCGCCGTTGTACGAAGCGTCGAGGCTTTCCGAGCATGCGGGTGGCGCGCGGATCTTCCTGAAGCGAGAAGACCTCAACCACACCGGATCTCACAAGATCAACAACGTGCTCGGGCAGGCGCTGCTGGCGCGGCAGATGGGCAAGACCCGCGTGATCGCCGAGACCGGCGCGGGCCAGCACGGTGTGGCCACGGCGACGGCGTGCGCGCTGCTCGGCCTGGAGTGCATCATCTACATGGGTGCGATCGACACCGCGCGGCAGGCTCTCAACGTGGCGCGGATGCGTCTACTCGGGGCCGAGGTGGTGTCCGTCGAGGCGGGTTCCAAGACGCTGAAGGACGCGATCAACGAGGCGTTCCGCGACTGGGTCACCAACGCGGACAACACCTATTACTGCTTCGGTACGGCGGCGGGGCCGCATCCGTTCCCCACGATGGTGCGCGATTTCCAACGGGTGATCGGGCTCGAGGCGCGGGCGCAGATCCAGGCGCAGGCGGGCAGGCTGCCTGATGCCGTGACGGCGTGCGTGGGAGGCGGATCGAATGCCATCGGCATCTTCCACGCCTTCATCGATGATCCTGGGACTCGGCTCATCGGCTTCGAGGCAGCGGGGGATGGCGTCGAAACCGGGCGTCACGCAGCGACTTTCACAGGCGGTTCGCCTGGAGCGTTTCAGGGGTCGTACTCGTATCTGCTTCAGGATGAAGACGGGCAGACCATCGAATCGCATTCGATCTCAGCGGGTTTGGACTATCCGGGGGTGGGGCCGGAACACGCGTTCCTGAAGGACATCGGCCGCGCGGAATATCGACCTATCACCGACACCGAGGCGATGGATGCCTTCGCTCTGTTATGCCGTACCGAGGGAATCATTCCGGCAATCGAATCGGCGCACGCCGTGGCGGGTGCATTGAAGCTGGGTCAGGAGCTGGGCCGCGACGCGCTCATCTTGGTCAACCTGTCGGGCCGTGGCGACAAGGATGTCGAGACCGCGGCGAAGTGGTTCGGCTTGATGGACGGTGAGTCGTGA
- the trpC gene encoding indole-3-glycerol phosphate synthase TrpC gives MSSATVLDTIIEGVRADVAAREAALPLADIKEKAKAARPPLDVLAALREPGIGVIAEVKRASPSRGELAAISDPAELARAYEDGGARVISVLTEERRFNGSLADLDAVRAAVSIPVLRKDFIIGPYQIHEARAHGADMLLLIVAALTQQALESMLDRTESLGMTALVEVHTEEEADRALQAGAKVIGVNARDLKTLEVDRDCFARIAPGLPSGVIRIAESGVRGTADLLAYAGAGADAVLVGEGLVTSGDPRSAVADLVTAGTHPSCPKPSR, from the coding sequence ATGAGTTCGGCGACTGTGCTCGACACCATCATTGAAGGTGTTCGCGCCGATGTCGCAGCTCGCGAAGCGGCTCTTCCGCTCGCCGACATCAAGGAGAAGGCGAAGGCGGCGCGACCCCCGCTCGACGTGTTGGCGGCGTTGCGTGAACCGGGTATCGGTGTCATCGCAGAAGTGAAGCGCGCTAGCCCGTCGCGCGGCGAATTGGCCGCGATCTCCGATCCAGCGGAGTTGGCCCGTGCATACGAGGACGGCGGAGCACGCGTTATCAGCGTCCTCACCGAGGAACGGCGATTCAACGGCTCGCTGGCAGATCTCGACGCAGTGCGTGCTGCGGTGTCAATCCCGGTGTTGCGCAAGGATTTCATCATTGGGCCGTACCAGATTCACGAGGCCCGTGCCCACGGTGCGGACATGCTGCTGCTCATCGTCGCTGCGCTCACGCAGCAGGCACTGGAGTCGATGCTCGATCGCACCGAATCGCTTGGCATGACGGCGCTTGTCGAGGTGCACACCGAGGAGGAGGCGGACCGCGCTCTGCAGGCCGGCGCGAAGGTGATCGGGGTCAACGCCCGGGACCTCAAGACGCTGGAAGTGGATCGGGACTGCTTCGCGCGCATTGCCCCCGGTCTACCGAGCGGCGTCATTCGTATCGCCGAGTCGGGTGTGCGCGGCACAGCCGATCTCCTCGCTTACGCCGGGGCAGGCGCCGACGCTGTGCTCGTCGGTGAGGGACTGGTCACCAGTGGTGACCCGCGCAGCGCCGTAGCCGATTTGGTCACCGCAGGCACACACCCGTCCTGCCCGAAACCCTCACGCTGA